One Vidua chalybeata isolate OUT-0048 chromosome 22, bVidCha1 merged haplotype, whole genome shotgun sequence genomic region harbors:
- the PGD gene encoding 6-phosphogluconate dehydrogenase, decarboxylating, whose amino-acid sequence MAEADIALIGLAVMGQNLILNMNDHGFVVCAFNRTVSKVDDFLANEAKGTRVIGAHSLEEMVSTLKKPRRIILLVKAGSAVDDFINKLVPLLETGDIIIDGGNSEYRDTTRRCKELQAKGILFVGSGVSGGEEGARYGPSLMPGGAKEAWPHIKTIFQSIAAKVGSGEPCCDWVGEEGAGHFVKMVHNGIEYGDMQLICEAYHLMKDVVGMEHDEMAKVFQEWNKTELDSFLIEITANILKFKDSDGKYLLPKIRDSAGQKGTGKWTAISALEYGVPVTLIGEAVFARCLSSLKDERVQASKLLEGPKMTQFGGNKKAFLEDIRKALYASKIISYAQGFMLLRQAAKEFGWTLNYGGIALMWRGGCIIRSVFLGKIKDAFDRNPELQNLLLDDFFKSAVENCQESWRRVISTGVQIGIPMPCFTTALSFYDGYRHEILPANLIQAQRDYFGAHTYELLSKPGVFIHTNWTGHGGNVSSSAYNV is encoded by the exons ATGGCCGA AGCTGACATTGCTTTGATTGGACTGGCCGTGATGGGTCAGAACCTGATTTTGAACATGAATGACCACGGCTTCGTG GTTTGTGCTTTTAACAGGACAGTTTCCAAAGTGGATGATTTCCTGGCTAACGAGGCCAAGGGAACCAGAGTGATCGGTGCCCACAGCCTGGAGGAGATGGTCTCCACGTTGAAGAAGCCCCGGCGCATTATCTTGCTGGTGAAGGCTGGAAGTGCAGTGGATGACTTCATCAATAAATTG GTGCCATTGTTAGAGACAGGAGACATCATAATTGATGGTGGGAATTCTGAGTACAGAGATACCACG AGGCGTTGTAAGGAGCTACAGGCAAAGGGCATCTTGTTTGTGGGAAGTGGAGTTAGTGGCGGGGAGGAGGGTGCCAGATACGGACCCTCTCTCATGCCAGGAGGAGCCAAGGAAGCCTG GCCCCACATCAAGACCATATTTCAAAGCATTGCTGCTAAAGTGGGATCTGGGGAACCTTGTTGTGACTGG gtgggagaggaaggagctggacaTTTTGTGAAGATGGTGCACAATGGGATTGAGTATGGAGACATGCAGCTGATCTGTGAGGCCTATCACCTGATGAAAGATGTGGTGGGCATGGAGCACGATGAGATGGCAAAG gTATTTCAGGAGTGGAATAAGACAGAGTTGGACTCTTTCCTGATTGAAATCACAGCCAATATTCTCAAATTCAAAGACAGTGATGGCAAATACCTCCTCCCAAAGATCAGGGACAGTGCAGGGCAAAAAGGCACAGGGAAGTGGACAGCCATTTCTGCCCTGGAATACGGAGTCCCGGTCACACTCATCG GTGAAGCTGTGTTTGCACGGTGCCTGTCTTCCCTCAAGGATGAGAGAGTGCAGGCCAGTAAGCTGCTGGAAGGGCCCAAAATGACCCAATTCGGTGGGAACAAGAAGGCCTTCCTGGAGGACATCCGCAAG GCCCTCTATGCTTCCAAGATTATCTCATATGCTCAAGGCTTCATGCTGCTGAGACAAGCAGCCAAAGAATTTGGCTGGACACTGAATTATGGTGGTATTGCACTGATGTGGAGGGGAGGCTGCATCATCAGAAG TGTGTTCCTGGGAAAAATCAAAGATGCTTTTGATCGAAACCCTGAGCTCCAGAATTTGCTGTTGGATGATTTCTTTAAGAGTGCTGTAGAAAACTGTCAG gaGTCCTGGCGCCGTGTGATCAGTACTGGAGTGCAGATTGGAATCCCTATGCCCTGCTTCACTACAGCACTTTCTTTTTATGATGGATACAGGCATGAGATATTGCCAGCTAACCTGATTCAG